In one window of Hymenobacter nivis DNA:
- a CDS encoding alpha-D-glucose phosphate-specific phosphoglucomutase codes for MLTPSHNPPHDGGFKYNPPQGGGAATAVTQWIETKANELLANGLRMVQRMPPEQARRAPTTQLHDYLNPYVADLGNVVDMDLIRDSGLHLGVDPMGGAGVHYWGPIAARYKLNLTVINPAVDPTFRFMPVDWDGQIRMDPSSAYAMQGLIAQKDAFDIAFACDTDHDRHGIVTRSHGLLPPNHYLAVCADYLFQHRPDWGGAAAVGKSVVTSQLLDRVAARLGRPLYETPVGFKWFAAGLLDGSLGFAAEESAGASFARGNGQVWTTDKDGFIPALLAAEITARTGHDPGQRYQTLTRTLGEPVTDRVEAPATPAQQHLLATLTAGQVAGTELAGEKITAILTQAPGNHAPIGGLKVTTQNGWFAARPSGTEAIYKIYGESFLGQEHLDKIMTQAQEMVDAALAKSPS; via the coding sequence GTGCTGACGCCCTCGCACAACCCGCCCCACGACGGCGGCTTCAAGTACAACCCGCCCCAGGGCGGCGGGGCCGCTACGGCCGTCACGCAGTGGATTGAAACCAAGGCCAACGAGCTGCTGGCCAATGGCCTGCGCATGGTGCAGCGCATGCCGCCAGAGCAGGCCCGGCGGGCCCCCACCACGCAGCTACACGACTACCTCAACCCCTACGTGGCCGACCTGGGCAATGTGGTGGACATGGACCTGATCCGCGACAGCGGCCTCCACCTGGGCGTTGACCCGATGGGCGGGGCCGGGGTGCACTACTGGGGGCCCATCGCGGCGCGCTATAAGCTGAACCTCACGGTTATCAACCCGGCGGTGGACCCCACGTTCCGGTTCATGCCCGTGGATTGGGACGGGCAGATTCGGATGGACCCGTCCTCGGCCTACGCCATGCAGGGCCTGATTGCGCAGAAGGATGCGTTCGACATCGCCTTTGCCTGCGACACTGACCACGACCGGCACGGCATCGTGACCCGCAGCCACGGCCTGCTGCCGCCCAACCACTACCTGGCTGTGTGCGCCGATTACCTGTTTCAACACCGGCCCGACTGGGGCGGCGCGGCGGCCGTGGGCAAGTCGGTGGTCACCAGCCAACTGCTCGACCGGGTGGCCGCCCGCTTGGGCCGCCCACTGTACGAAACGCCCGTCGGCTTCAAGTGGTTTGCGGCGGGCCTGCTGGATGGCTCGCTGGGCTTTGCGGCCGAGGAAAGCGCCGGGGCATCGTTTGCGCGCGGCAACGGCCAGGTCTGGACCACCGACAAGGACGGGTTCATCCCGGCGCTGCTGGCAGCCGAAATCACGGCTCGCACCGGCCACGACCCCGGCCAGCGCTACCAAACCCTCACCCGCACGCTGGGCGAGCCGGTAACGGACCGCGTAGAAGCGCCCGCCACGCCCGCGCAGCAGCACCTGCTGGCAACCCTGACGGCCGGCCAGGTAGCCGGCACCGAGCTGGCCGGCGAGAAAATCACCGCCATCCTAACCCAGGCACCAGGCAACCACGCCCCCATCGGGGGACTGAAAGTAACGACCCAGAACGGGTGGTTTGCCGCCCGGCCTTCGGGCACGGAGGCCATCTATAAGATTTACGGCGAGAGCTTTCTGGGGCAGGAACACCTTGATAAGATTATGACGCAGGCCCAGGAGATGGTCGACGCGGCGTTAGCGAAATCGCCTTCCTAA
- the glgP gene encoding alpha-glucan family phosphorylase produces MNTDNLNFSRQYGFMPTELSGLDTLMELALDLQWSWNHAADALWQQLNAELWDRTHNPWVVLQTASREALEQHLADPAFRGQVAALMTQKQQAADRPKWFREQHPAATLSCVAYFSMEFMLSEALPIYVGGLGNVAGDQLKSASDLGVPVVAVGLLYQQGYFRQEIDRQGAQQALFPYNDPGQLPITPLRLPNGEWLRLPIRLSGFPVWLRTWQVRVGGVRLYLLDSNDPANLPVHRGITAELYGGGMEQRIQQEIILGIGGWQLLKALDIKPDVCHLNEGHAAFVVLERARACMQETGLGFEAALAVTRPGNLFTTHTAVAAGFDHFSPALVDQFLGDYARQELGIDLDTLLALGRQSPTNPTEPFNMALLAIRGCGAVNGVSKLHGVVSRQLFGGLFPRWPTEEVPVAHVTNGVHMPSWDAEAADDIWTTACGKDRWRGDLAALAQTITQVPDAALWQLANSCRQDLVVEKH; encoded by the coding sequence ATGAATACGGACAACCTCAATTTCAGCCGGCAATACGGTTTCATGCCCACCGAGCTGTCCGGCCTCGATACCCTAATGGAACTGGCCCTGGACCTGCAATGGTCGTGGAACCACGCGGCCGATGCCCTGTGGCAGCAGCTCAACGCCGAGCTGTGGGACCGGACCCACAACCCCTGGGTGGTGCTGCAAACGGCCTCGCGCGAGGCCCTGGAGCAGCACCTCGCCGACCCCGCTTTCCGGGGCCAGGTGGCGGCGTTGATGACGCAAAAACAGCAGGCCGCCGACCGCCCCAAGTGGTTTCGGGAGCAGCACCCGGCGGCAACGCTGAGCTGCGTGGCCTACTTCAGCATGGAGTTTATGTTGAGCGAGGCGCTGCCGATTTACGTGGGCGGGTTGGGCAACGTGGCCGGCGACCAGCTCAAATCGGCCAGCGACCTGGGCGTGCCCGTGGTGGCGGTGGGGTTGCTTTATCAGCAGGGCTACTTCCGGCAGGAGATTGACCGCCAGGGCGCGCAGCAGGCTTTATTTCCCTATAACGACCCCGGCCAGCTGCCCATCACCCCGCTACGGCTGCCTAACGGCGAGTGGCTGCGGCTGCCGATTCGGCTCTCGGGCTTCCCGGTATGGCTGCGCACCTGGCAGGTGCGGGTGGGCGGCGTAAGGCTCTACCTGCTCGACAGCAACGACCCGGCCAACCTGCCGGTGCACCGCGGCATCACGGCCGAACTGTACGGCGGGGGCATGGAGCAGCGCATCCAGCAGGAAATCATTCTTGGGATAGGCGGCTGGCAACTGCTTAAGGCGTTGGATATTAAACCTGATGTGTGCCACCTCAACGAGGGCCACGCGGCCTTCGTGGTGCTGGAGCGGGCGCGGGCCTGCATGCAGGAAACCGGCCTTGGCTTCGAGGCAGCGCTGGCCGTGACGCGCCCCGGCAACCTGTTCACCACCCACACGGCCGTGGCGGCGGGCTTCGACCACTTCAGCCCGGCGCTGGTGGACCAGTTTCTGGGTGACTACGCCCGGCAGGAGCTGGGCATCGACCTCGATACCCTGCTGGCGCTGGGCCGCCAGAGCCCCACCAACCCCACCGAGCCGTTCAACATGGCGCTGCTGGCCATTCGGGGCTGCGGGGCCGTGAATGGCGTGAGCAAGCTGCACGGGGTGGTGAGCCGGCAACTGTTTGGCGGGCTGTTTCCGCGCTGGCCTACCGAGGAGGTGCCGGTAGCCCACGTCACCAACGGCGTGCACATGCCCAGCTGGGACGCCGAGGCCGCCGACGATATCTGGACCACCGCCTGCGGCAAAGACCGATGGCGCGGCGACCTCGCGGCCCTGGCCCAAACCATCACACAGGTGCCCGACGCTGCCCTGTGGCAGCTGGCGAACAGCTGCCGGCAGGACCTAGTGGTTGAAAAACATTAG
- a CDS encoding IS630 family transposase — translation MEQVLDLYEQPYDADYPVVCLDESPKQLLDYETFITSTGQRCRDSEYVRRGVVELFVATEPLRGWRCLTVEADHKAATWVQFVARQMDSTYREAKKVHWVMDNLRTHKRSFFYAHFPPAVAQAYLRRMDITYTPAHGSWLNMAEIEFSVLSRQVLDQPFTSSEQVRHVVEQWQDRQNARPKPRNWQFKTADARIKLAKLYPTS, via the coding sequence ATGGAGCAGGTACTCGACCTCTACGAGCAACCCTATGACGCAGACTATCCGGTCGTTTGCCTGGACGAGTCGCCCAAGCAACTACTGGATTACGAAACGTTTATCACCTCTACCGGCCAGCGCTGCCGCGATTCGGAATACGTGCGCCGGGGCGTGGTGGAGTTATTCGTGGCCACGGAGCCCTTACGGGGCTGGCGCTGCCTGACGGTCGAGGCCGACCACAAAGCCGCCACCTGGGTGCAGTTTGTGGCCCGGCAGATGGACTCGACCTACCGCGAGGCCAAGAAGGTGCACTGGGTCATGGATAACCTGCGTACGCACAAGCGCAGCTTTTTCTACGCCCACTTTCCGCCTGCCGTGGCCCAGGCCTATCTGCGACGGATGGACATCACCTACACCCCGGCCCACGGCTCCTGGCTGAACATGGCCGAAATCGAATTCTCCGTCCTTAGTCGCCAGGTCCTCGACCAGCCGTTCACCTCCAGCGAGCAGGTCCGCCACGTGGTAGAACAGTGGCAAGACCGCCAGAATGCGCGGCCTAAGCCCCGCAACTGGCAGTTCAAAACGGCCGACGCTCGCATCAAACTAGCTAAATTATACCCGACTAGCTAA
- a CDS encoding helix-turn-helix domain-containing protein: MTPEERQTLEGWQKKYKSHSPKLQRIQILLNSDEQTGRRPAADLAAVLGVCTRTVERVRRQFCEEGMALFEPKPRKTRSDKKIDGRVEAHLLALLCQTPPDEQPRWQLQLLADQLVELQVVEHISTTMVARLLKKTNSSRSTARSSG; the protein is encoded by the coding sequence TTGACCCCAGAAGAACGCCAGACCCTGGAAGGCTGGCAAAAGAAATACAAAAGCCATTCGCCCAAACTGCAACGAATTCAGATTCTGTTGAATAGCGACGAACAGACTGGCCGCCGGCCGGCGGCCGACCTAGCCGCCGTGCTGGGTGTCTGTACCCGAACCGTCGAACGGGTGCGCCGCCAGTTCTGCGAAGAAGGGATGGCCCTGTTTGAGCCGAAGCCGCGTAAAACGCGTTCGGACAAGAAGATAGATGGGCGGGTGGAAGCCCATTTACTGGCCCTGCTCTGCCAGACCCCGCCCGACGAGCAGCCCCGCTGGCAGCTCCAGTTGCTGGCCGACCAGCTGGTCGAACTCCAAGTGGTCGAACATATCTCGACCACGATGGTGGCGCGGCTGCTAAAAAAAACGAACTCAAGCCGTTCAACGGCCCGCAGCAGTGGGTGA
- a CDS encoding YqaE/Pmp3 family membrane protein — MLFAILLPGISMMFRGHFLKGLLCGVLHITLIGWIPAAIWAVASHNQDQAEKRHRETLAALARGPR; from the coding sequence ATGCTGTTCGCCATCCTGCTGCCCGGCATTTCGATGATGTTCCGGGGCCACTTCCTCAAGGGCCTGCTCTGCGGGGTGCTGCACATCACCCTCATCGGCTGGATTCCGGCCGCCATCTGGGCCGTGGCGTCGCACAACCAGGACCAGGCCGAAAAGCGCCACCGCGAAACGCTGGCTGCCCTGGCCCGGGGCCCCCGCTAG
- a CDS encoding alpha/beta fold hydrolase, whose translation MHPGAPALIVAGDGNVITLTHTAAIYCHLPRAQFWVVPNSGHSTPVEHANEFNRKTDAFFQTRAIPARPH comes from the coding sequence TTGCACCCCGGGGCCCCGGCGCTCATCGTGGCCGGCGACGGCAACGTGATTACCCTCACGCACACGGCGGCCATCTACTGCCACTTGCCGCGCGCCCAGTTTTGGGTAGTGCCCAACAGCGGCCATAGTACCCCCGTCGAGCACGCCAACGAATTCAACCGCAAAACCGACGCGTTCTTTCAGACCAGAGCCATTCCCGCTCGCCCGCACTAA
- the katG gene encoding catalase/peroxidase HPI: MAKEHNKHAPAANTTEFFMNDPSAAKCPFLEGQAQQAAGGGTRNRDWWPNQLRLNILRQHSTMSNPMGENFNYAEEFKKLDFNAVKQDLFELMTTSQDWWPADYGHYGPFFIRMAWHSAGTYRIADGRGGAGSGMQRFAPLNSWPDNANLDKARLLLWPVKQKYGEQISWADLMILAGNCALESMGLKPFGYSGGRADVWEPMDEIYWGSEKEWLGDKRYTGDRQLENPLAAVQMGLIYVNPEGPNGNPNPLGSARDIRETFGRMAMNDEETVALIAGGHTFGKTHGAADPAQYIAHEPAAAGIEQQGKGWLNSYGTGNAGDTITSGLEGAWTATPAKWGNGYFNNLFGFEWELTKSPAGAHQWKPKGDAGAGLIPDAHDPNKSHQPFMLTTDIALREDPIYEKISRRFHENPEEFADAFSRAWFKLTHRDMGPLSRYVGPEVPGEVLIWQDPLPTADYTQIDEQDTNALKDRLLACGLTGSQLIRTAWASASTFRGSDKRGGANGGRLRLAPQKYWDANNPAELAKVLDTLTGIQTEFNAAQAGGKRVSLADLIVLGGAAGIEQAAKEGGYDVQVPFHPGRTDASHEQTDVQSFEALEPHADGFRNYLRANHEAAPEAMLIDRAQLLTLTAPEMTVLVGGLRVLDTNFDHSNHGVFTDRPGTLTNDYFVNLLDMGTTWEATSEADQLFEGRDRKTNVVKWTGTRVDLIFGSNSELRAISEVYGTNNAGPKFVRDFVAAWAKVMDADRFDLAKS, encoded by the coding sequence ATGGCTAAAGAACACAACAAGCACGCGCCCGCCGCCAACACCACGGAGTTTTTCATGAACGATCCCTCGGCGGCCAAGTGCCCATTTTTGGAAGGGCAGGCGCAGCAGGCGGCCGGCGGTGGCACCCGCAACCGCGACTGGTGGCCCAACCAACTGCGGCTCAACATCCTGCGCCAGCACTCGACGATGTCGAACCCGATGGGCGAGAACTTCAACTACGCGGAGGAGTTCAAGAAGTTGGACTTCAATGCGGTGAAGCAGGATTTGTTTGAACTGATGACCACCTCGCAGGACTGGTGGCCGGCCGACTACGGCCACTATGGGCCGTTCTTTATTCGCATGGCCTGGCACAGCGCCGGCACCTACCGCATCGCCGATGGCCGCGGGGGTGCGGGCTCGGGTATGCAGCGTTTTGCGCCACTCAACAGCTGGCCCGACAACGCCAACCTCGACAAAGCCCGCTTGCTGCTGTGGCCGGTAAAGCAGAAATACGGCGAGCAGATTTCCTGGGCCGACCTCATGATTCTGGCCGGCAACTGCGCCCTCGAGTCGATGGGCCTGAAGCCGTTTGGCTACTCGGGCGGCCGTGCCGATGTGTGGGAGCCGATGGATGAAATCTACTGGGGCTCGGAAAAAGAGTGGCTCGGCGACAAGCGCTACACCGGCGACCGCCAGCTCGAAAACCCGCTAGCCGCCGTGCAGATGGGCCTGATTTACGTGAACCCGGAGGGCCCCAACGGCAACCCCAACCCGCTGGGCTCGGCCCGCGACATCCGCGAAACCTTCGGCCGCATGGCCATGAACGACGAGGAAACCGTAGCCCTGATTGCCGGCGGCCACACCTTCGGCAAAACGCACGGCGCGGCCGACCCCGCCCAGTACATTGCGCACGAGCCCGCCGCGGCAGGCATCGAGCAGCAAGGCAAGGGCTGGCTGAACTCGTATGGCACCGGCAACGCCGGCGACACCATCACCAGCGGCCTCGAAGGTGCCTGGACCGCCACGCCCGCCAAGTGGGGCAACGGCTACTTCAACAACCTGTTTGGCTTCGAGTGGGAACTGACCAAGAGCCCCGCCGGTGCCCACCAGTGGAAGCCCAAGGGCGATGCCGGCGCGGGCCTGATTCCCGACGCCCACGATCCCAACAAGTCGCACCAGCCGTTTATGCTGACGACGGACATCGCCCTGCGCGAAGACCCGATTTACGAGAAAATCTCGCGCCGCTTCCACGAAAACCCTGAGGAGTTTGCCGATGCTTTCAGCCGCGCCTGGTTCAAGCTCACGCACCGCGACATGGGGCCCCTTTCGCGCTACGTAGGCCCCGAGGTGCCCGGCGAAGTGCTCATCTGGCAAGATCCGCTGCCCACTGCCGATTACACGCAGATTGACGAGCAGGATACCAACGCATTGAAAGACCGGCTGTTGGCCTGCGGCCTCACGGGCTCGCAGCTCATCCGCACGGCCTGGGCTTCGGCCTCCACGTTCCGCGGTTCCGACAAGCGCGGCGGTGCCAACGGTGGCCGCCTCCGCCTGGCACCCCAGAAATACTGGGATGCCAACAACCCAGCCGAGCTGGCCAAAGTGCTCGACACGCTGACCGGCATCCAGACCGAGTTCAACGCTGCGCAAGCCGGTGGCAAGCGCGTATCGCTGGCCGACCTGATTGTACTGGGCGGTGCCGCCGGTATCGAGCAGGCTGCCAAAGAAGGTGGCTACGACGTGCAGGTACCCTTCCACCCCGGCCGCACCGACGCTTCGCACGAGCAAACCGACGTGCAGTCGTTCGAGGCCCTGGAGCCGCACGCCGATGGCTTCCGCAACTACCTGCGCGCCAACCACGAAGCCGCTCCCGAGGCGATGCTCATCGACCGGGCGCAGCTGCTGACCCTCACAGCCCCCGAAATGACGGTGCTGGTAGGCGGCCTGCGCGTGCTGGATACCAACTTCGACCACTCGAACCACGGCGTATTTACCGACCGCCCGGGCACGCTCACCAACGACTACTTCGTGAACCTGCTCGACATGGGCACCACCTGGGAAGCCACTTCGGAGGCTGACCAGCTGTTTGAAGGCCGCGACCGCAAAACCAACGTGGTGAAGTGGACCGGCACCCGCGTCGACCTGATTTTCGGCTCGAACTCAGAGCTGCGCGCCATTTCCGAAGTGTACGGCACCAATAACGCCGGCCCCAAATTCGTGCGCGACTTCGTAGCCGCCTGGGCCAAGGTGATGGACGCCGACCGCTTCGACCTGGCGAAATCGTAA
- a CDS encoding TMEM175 family protein, whose product MELKVLHSADFVALRRLLPVFLSYVLSFVYVGIYWNNHHRSAAPG is encoded by the coding sequence TTGGAGCTTAAGGTGCTGCACAGCGCCGACTTTGTGGCGTTGCGACGGCTGCTGCCCGTGTTTCTGAGTTACGTGCTGAGCTTCGTGTACGTGGGCATTTACTGGAATAACCACCACCGCTCAGCAGCACCCGGCTGA
- a CDS encoding VOC family protein: protein MPTKILAIQPLPARRLARATGYQPKAGAPPGAIAAAGPGGSLKTAAANQLLGGEQPSNWPGGHRRLCSGAIQGAGAVTRGWNAMKKYLLAGLLAVATGAATPLPATAQGPTLLNHVALYVVDLQKSADFYKNALLLPELPEPFKDGKHVWLRVGPHSQLHIIQGNKAQAHDINTHLAFSVPDLPRFMAHLDRLHVRYGNWRGEAGQTTPRPDGVQQIYLQDPDGFWLEVNNDKF, encoded by the coding sequence ATGCCTACAAAAATTCTCGCTATTCAGCCGTTGCCGGCCCGGCGCCTGGCCCGCGCCACGGGCTACCAACCCAAAGCCGGGGCCCCGCCCGGCGCTATTGCGGCGGCTGGCCCCGGCGGCTCCCTGAAAACAGCAGCGGCCAACCAGTTACTGGGCGGTGAGCAGCCCAGCAACTGGCCAGGAGGGCATCGCCGCTTGTGTAGCGGCGCAATTCAAGGCGCTGGGGCGGTAACCCGGGGCTGGAACGCCATGAAGAAGTATTTACTAGCCGGTTTGCTGGCCGTTGCCACCGGGGCGGCAACGCCCCTGCCCGCCACGGCGCAGGGCCCCACGCTGCTCAACCACGTGGCGTTGTACGTGGTCGATTTGCAGAAAAGCGCGGACTTTTACAAAAACGCGCTACTGCTACCCGAGCTGCCAGAGCCCTTCAAAGACGGCAAACACGTGTGGCTGCGCGTGGGGCCCCACAGCCAGCTGCACATCATCCAGGGCAACAAGGCGCAGGCCCACGACATCAACACCCACCTGGCCTTCAGCGTGCCGGACCTACCCCGCTTCATGGCGCACCTCGACCGGCTACACGTGCGCTACGGCAACTGGCGGGGCGAAGCCGGGCAGACCACGCCCCGGCCCGACGGCGTGCAGCAGATTTACCTGCAAGACCCCGACGGCTTTTGGCTGGAAGTCAACAACGACAAGTTTTAG
- a CDS encoding sugar phosphate isomerase/epimerase family protein, whose amino-acid sequence MPASRRDFLKNAAALIAAAAVAPQALAARELPAKAFFEISLAEWSFHKALFSNKISNLDFPVIAKKQYGIGVVEYVNQFFKDKAEDSKYLAELLLRCHDNGVKNHLIMVDGEGDLGAPTETERIKAVENHYKWVDAAKYLGCPTVRVNAFGKGTAAEVQKAAADGLARLAEYAQKAGINVIVENHGSYTSNGEWLLATVRQVGKPNVGILPDFGNFCIRRDTGDLYRGKCIEEYDKYKAVREWMPVAKGVSAKTFDFDANGNCVETDYYKMFKIIKDSGFRGYVGIEYEGEVASEEDGVRKTKALLEKVLKTLG is encoded by the coding sequence ATGCCTGCTTCCCGTCGTGATTTCCTGAAAAACGCCGCGGCCCTGATAGCCGCCGCCGCCGTGGCGCCGCAGGCTTTAGCGGCTCGGGAACTGCCGGCCAAGGCTTTTTTTGAAATTTCCCTGGCCGAATGGTCGTTTCACAAGGCACTGTTCAGCAACAAGATCAGTAACCTGGACTTCCCGGTCATCGCCAAAAAGCAGTATGGCATCGGTGTGGTGGAGTACGTGAACCAGTTCTTCAAAGACAAGGCCGAGGACTCGAAATACCTGGCTGAGCTGCTGCTGCGCTGCCACGACAACGGCGTGAAAAACCACCTGATTATGGTCGATGGCGAGGGCGACCTGGGGGCCCCCACCGAGACGGAGCGCATCAAGGCGGTCGAAAACCACTACAAATGGGTGGACGCGGCCAAGTACCTGGGCTGCCCCACCGTGCGCGTGAACGCCTTCGGCAAGGGCACGGCCGCGGAGGTGCAAAAAGCCGCCGCCGACGGCCTGGCCCGCCTGGCCGAGTACGCCCAAAAAGCGGGTATCAACGTGATAGTGGAAAACCACGGCAGCTATACCTCCAACGGCGAGTGGCTGCTGGCCACCGTCCGGCAGGTGGGCAAGCCCAACGTGGGGATTCTGCCCGACTTCGGCAACTTCTGCATCCGGCGCGACACCGGCGACCTCTACCGCGGCAAGTGCATCGAAGAGTACGACAAGTACAAAGCCGTGCGCGAGTGGATGCCAGTGGCCAAGGGCGTGAGTGCCAAAACCTTCGACTTCGACGCCAACGGCAACTGTGTGGAAACCGACTACTACAAGATGTTCAAAATCATCAAAGACTCGGGCTTCCGCGGCTACGTGGGCATCGAGTACGAAGGCGAAGTGGCCAGCGAAGAAGACGGCGTACGCAAAACCAAAGCCCTGCTGGAAAAGGTGCTGAAAACGCTGGGGTAG
- a CDS encoding NIPSNAP family protein, whose product MKKLLLLPLAAALCGGLAGAHAAPRPAAPRPAYFALKVYHLKTSRQEALVDSFLQHQYVPALHAAGIPAIGVFKPVGNDTAADRRVYVFTPYTSMKQWEQVDKTVDAKMLIAGGGYENAAYTSPAYGRQENIFIKALDEMTGLRAPNLAAPKSERVYELRSYEGASEKIFRNKVQMFNAGGEIKLFDRLGFNGIFYGEVLFGPKMPNLMYMTSFKNMPDREAHWKAFSADPEWKRLSGLPEYQNNVAHIDITFLRPANYSDL is encoded by the coding sequence ATGAAAAAACTTCTGCTCCTGCCGTTGGCCGCGGCCCTGTGCGGCGGGCTGGCCGGCGCCCACGCCGCCCCCCGGCCCGCGGCGCCGCGCCCAGCCTACTTTGCCCTCAAGGTGTACCACCTCAAAACCAGCCGGCAGGAGGCGCTCGTCGACAGCTTTTTGCAGCACCAGTACGTGCCGGCGCTGCACGCGGCGGGTATCCCCGCCATCGGCGTGTTCAAGCCGGTGGGCAACGATACCGCCGCCGACCGCCGCGTGTACGTGTTCACGCCCTACACCTCCATGAAGCAGTGGGAACAGGTAGACAAAACCGTGGATGCCAAGATGTTGATAGCCGGTGGCGGCTACGAAAACGCGGCTTACACCAGCCCGGCCTACGGCCGCCAGGAAAACATTTTCATCAAAGCTCTTGATGAAATGACCGGTCTGCGGGCCCCCAACCTCGCCGCGCCCAAGAGCGAGCGGGTGTACGAGCTGCGCAGCTACGAGGGCGCCAGCGAGAAAATCTTCCGTAACAAGGTGCAGATGTTTAACGCAGGCGGCGAAATCAAGCTCTTCGACCGGCTTGGCTTCAACGGCATTTTCTACGGCGAAGTCCTGTTCGGGCCGAAAATGCCGAACCTGATGTACATGACCTCGTTCAAAAACATGCCCGACCGGGAGGCGCACTGGAAAGCCTTCAGCGCCGACCCTGAGTGGAAGCGGCTGTCGGGCCTGCCGGAGTACCAGAACAACGTGGCGCACATCGACATCACGTTCTTGCGGCCCGCGAATTACTCGGATTTGTAA
- a CDS encoding dienelactone hydrolase family protein, producing the protein MSTSQTLSLSVGDGTTMLVYAAQPAAANGAVPGIILLQEAFGVNHYIRSVADRLAQAGYAVVAPELFHRTAASGLEIPYNDFPSAMSHYMAINNDDLTADLQAAYAWLTGQSGVVADKIGSVGFCLGGRVSFLANAVLPLAAGVSYYGGGIEQIKDRAADLHAPHLFFWGGRDEHISKESIAEVIEAVDAAGKLYVNTVISDAEHGFHCDERPGYNPAAAHEAWALTLAFLADKFKATK; encoded by the coding sequence ATGAGTACTTCCCAAACCCTCTCCCTGTCGGTCGGCGACGGCACCACCATGCTGGTCTACGCGGCCCAGCCCGCCGCAGCCAACGGTGCGGTACCCGGCATCATTCTATTGCAGGAAGCCTTCGGCGTGAACCACTACATCCGCAGCGTAGCCGACCGGCTGGCGCAGGCCGGCTACGCCGTGGTGGCCCCCGAGCTGTTTCACCGCACGGCCGCGTCGGGCCTGGAAATCCCCTATAACGACTTTCCCAGCGCTATGTCGCACTACATGGCCATCAACAACGACGACTTGACGGCCGACTTGCAAGCGGCCTACGCTTGGCTCACGGGCCAGTCCGGCGTGGTGGCCGACAAAATCGGCAGCGTCGGGTTTTGCCTGGGCGGGCGCGTCTCGTTCCTGGCCAACGCCGTGCTGCCGCTGGCGGCCGGCGTGTCGTACTACGGCGGCGGCATCGAGCAAATCAAAGACCGCGCCGCCGACCTGCACGCCCCGCACTTGTTCTTCTGGGGCGGGCGCGACGAGCACATTTCGAAGGAGAGCATTGCGGAAGTTATCGAGGCCGTGGACGCGGCCGGGAAGCTCTACGTCAACACCGTCATCTCCGACGCCGAGCACGGCTTCCACTGCGACGAGCGCCCCGGCTACAACCCCGCCGCCGCCCATGAGGCCTGGGCTCTTACGCTGGCATTTTTGGCTGATAAGTTTAAGGCGACGAAGTAA